In Arsenicicoccus sp. oral taxon 190, the following are encoded in one genomic region:
- a CDS encoding M1 family metallopeptidase — translation MRDDGTRRRTTGLVAAAALAVTVALAAFQGGLGARTESGQAQAQAPATSGTATATSRPSAPTGPVPADWTTLDPRPVREPDLTLAQDQPVEDPSYPHLSNPEVDALRYQLRLDWDGTRLQGRTTLTLRVAHDTDTLRLDLARPLTVTAVTLDGAATPVTRDGDGLVLRRPGLRAGSRHTVVVSYAGTPTTVPPPTHRGDDLGGLGWGYDDAHHVSTFQEPYGAFTWYPVNDHPSDKAFYDAVITAPPGQVGVFNGRLVGRSDDGGRTTTRWHLDAPASSYLTTVAIGPYRQHVQTYPRGVVASVWTLPEDESSVAALQQSLRRAYDWLEERVGPYPFSTTGMVVTAGQSAMETQTLITMGRGPVLWQRDAVTAHELAHQWFGDLVTTRDWRHTWLNEGWATYWQRRYEGRAPADLSQDAQLVEGCRQAVAQAGQAGNPRPDHFASSNIYACPALMLDEIRRTVGDAAFAGIAREWPQQHRYATVTRADFEDFVQRRTGRDVRDITARWLDRVSPAG, via the coding sequence ATGCGGGACGACGGGACACGGCGACGCACCACCGGGCTGGTGGCAGCGGCGGCGCTGGCGGTGACGGTGGCGCTGGCGGCCTTCCAGGGCGGGCTGGGGGCGCGGACCGAGAGTGGTCAGGCGCAGGCGCAGGCGCCGGCCACGAGCGGGACGGCGACGGCGACCAGCCGGCCGAGCGCGCCGACAGGCCCGGTGCCGGCGGACTGGACGACGCTGGACCCGCGGCCCGTGCGCGAGCCGGACCTCACCCTCGCCCAGGACCAGCCGGTCGAGGACCCGTCCTACCCCCACCTGAGCAACCCCGAGGTGGACGCGCTGCGCTACCAGCTCCGGCTCGACTGGGACGGCACCCGGCTGCAGGGCCGCACCACGCTCACGCTGCGGGTGGCGCACGACACCGACACGCTGCGGCTCGACCTCGCCCGGCCGCTGACGGTGACGGCGGTGACGCTCGACGGCGCGGCGACCCCGGTGACGCGCGACGGTGACGGGCTGGTGCTGCGCCGCCCAGGCCTGCGCGCGGGCTCCCGGCACACCGTGGTCGTGAGCTACGCCGGGACCCCGACGACGGTCCCACCGCCCACGCACCGCGGCGACGACCTGGGCGGCCTCGGCTGGGGCTACGACGACGCCCACCACGTCAGCACCTTCCAGGAGCCGTATGGCGCCTTCACGTGGTACCCCGTCAACGACCACCCGTCGGACAAGGCGTTCTACGACGCGGTCATCACCGCCCCTCCCGGGCAAGTGGGGGTCTTCAACGGGCGGCTCGTGGGGCGGTCGGACGACGGCGGGCGCACCACCACCCGCTGGCACCTGGACGCCCCGGCCTCCTCCTACCTGACCACCGTGGCGATCGGGCCCTACCGCCAGCACGTGCAGACCTACCCCCGCGGGGTCGTCGCGTCGGTGTGGACGCTGCCCGAGGACGAGTCCTCCGTGGCCGCCCTGCAGCAGTCGTTGCGGCGCGCCTACGACTGGCTCGAGGAGCGGGTCGGCCCCTACCCCTTCTCCACCACCGGGATGGTCGTCACCGCAGGTCAGAGCGCCATGGAGACGCAGACGCTGATCACGATGGGGCGCGGGCCGGTGCTGTGGCAGCGCGACGCGGTGACGGCACACGAGCTGGCGCACCAGTGGTTCGGCGACCTCGTGACGACCCGCGACTGGCGCCACACCTGGCTCAACGAGGGCTGGGCGACCTACTGGCAGCGGCGCTACGAGGGCCGCGCGCCCGCCGACCTGTCCCAGGACGCCCAGCTGGTCGAGGGGTGCCGGCAGGCGGTGGCGCAGGCCGGCCAGGCGGGCAACCCGCGCCCGGACCACTTCGCGTCCAGCAACATCTACGCCTGCCCCGCCCTGATGCTCGACGAGATCCGGCGCACCGTCGGCGACGCCGCCTTCGCGGGGATCGCCCGCGAGTGGCCGCAGCAGCACCGCTACGCCACGGTCACCCGGGCCGACTTCGAGGACTTCGTGCAGCGCCGGACCGGCCGCGACGTCCGCGACATCACGGCCCGCTGGCTCGACCGGGTCAGCCCGGCCGGCTGA
- a CDS encoding hydroxymethylglutaryl-CoA lyase: protein MRTPQLEPMTGAPQRVTIYEVGARDGLQNEKSIVPVEVKAEFVRRLLGAGLETVEITSFVSPRWVPQLADAADLVTALGDAALGTQRPVLVPNDRGLDRALELGVSSVAIFGSATETFAAKNLNSSVLDQFTMFEPVAKRAQDQGMWLRAYVSMCFGDPWEGDVPIDQVVDVCARMMDLGADQLSLGDTIGVATPGHVERLLAALDARGIDVGSIAVHFHDTYGQALANSLEAIRLGVRTIDASAGGLGGCPYAKSATGNLATEDLVWALHGMGVETGVDLEALVATSVWMAEQLGRPSPSRVVKALSGG from the coding sequence ATGCGCACGCCCCAGCTCGAGCCGATGACCGGTGCGCCGCAGCGCGTGACCATCTACGAGGTGGGGGCGCGCGACGGGCTGCAGAACGAGAAGTCGATCGTCCCCGTCGAGGTCAAGGCGGAGTTCGTGCGGCGGCTGCTCGGGGCGGGCCTGGAGACGGTCGAGATCACGAGCTTCGTGTCGCCGAGGTGGGTGCCGCAGCTCGCGGACGCCGCCGACCTCGTGACCGCCCTCGGGGACGCCGCGCTCGGGACGCAGCGGCCGGTGCTGGTGCCCAACGATCGTGGCCTGGACCGCGCGCTGGAGCTCGGGGTGTCGTCGGTGGCGATCTTCGGCTCGGCCACCGAGACCTTCGCCGCCAAGAACCTCAACTCCAGCGTGCTCGACCAGTTCACGATGTTCGAGCCGGTCGCCAAGCGCGCCCAGGACCAGGGGATGTGGCTGCGCGCCTACGTGTCGATGTGCTTCGGCGACCCCTGGGAGGGCGACGTCCCGATCGACCAGGTCGTCGACGTGTGCGCGCGGATGATGGACCTCGGCGCCGACCAGCTCTCCCTCGGCGACACCATCGGGGTGGCGACACCCGGTCACGTGGAGCGGCTGCTGGCGGCGTTGGACGCGCGGGGGATCGACGTGGGGTCGATCGCGGTCCACTTCCACGACACCTACGGCCAGGCGCTCGCCAACTCCCTGGAGGCGATCCGGCTCGGGGTGCGCACCATCGACGCATCGGCGGGTGGGCTGGGCGGCTGCCCCTACGCCAAGTCGGCGACCGGCAACCTCGCCACCGAGGACCTCGTGTGGGCGCTGCACGGGATGGGCGTCGAGACCGGCGTGGACCTGGAGGCGTTGGTGGCGACGTCGGTGTGGATGGCCGAGCAGCTCGGCCGGCCGTCGCCGTCCCGGGTGGTCAAGGCCCTGTCCGGCGGCTGA
- a CDS encoding sensor histidine kinase, with amino-acid sequence MSQAASRLQRVRESPTAARVHRGLQRVPLTHRLVLITVVLMAGALTLTTTATSWLLERQLVARIDQELVTSAGPLRDSALDAIANGQDYDNFPTNYAVKVFFPTGPTRSLVFQPQAESEHPDIPDLTPFSDEVRNHRIFEVRSKDGLQRWHVVADTLDGGQGTYAVAVSLRGVERTVSQVVLFSLVVGIVAMTALFVAGWFAIRRAFRPLRQIEDTAAAIAGGDLTRRVPIRASDDEIASLGRSLNVMLSHIETSFQRVEASEAKMRQFVADASHELRTPLAAVRGYAELYRQGAVTQREHVSQVFQRIEDEATRMGALVEDLLALARLDEQRPLAFTSVDLTVLLADSAQDAQALAPDREISVLGLHGPIRPNLVRGDESKLRQLVTNLVGNAVNHTPAGTPIELLVGPEGPDTVVLQVRDHGDGIPPELADRVFERFFRDDLARGRTERPGGTGLGLAIVSAITGSHRGSVTIDPTPGGGATFTVRLPADTTPSTGAP; translated from the coding sequence GTGAGCCAGGCCGCCAGCCGGCTGCAGCGGGTGCGCGAGTCCCCCACGGCTGCTCGCGTGCACCGCGGGCTCCAGCGCGTCCCGCTCACGCACCGACTGGTGCTGATCACGGTCGTGCTCATGGCGGGGGCGTTGACGCTCACCACGACCGCGACGTCGTGGCTGCTGGAGCGGCAGCTGGTGGCACGGATCGACCAGGAGCTCGTCACGAGCGCCGGGCCGCTGCGCGACAGCGCGCTCGACGCCATCGCCAACGGCCAGGACTACGACAACTTCCCGACCAACTACGCGGTCAAGGTGTTCTTCCCGACGGGCCCGACGCGGTCCCTGGTCTTCCAGCCGCAGGCCGAGTCCGAGCACCCGGACATCCCGGACCTCACGCCCTTCTCCGACGAGGTGCGCAACCACCGGATCTTCGAGGTGCGCTCCAAGGACGGCCTGCAGCGCTGGCACGTCGTCGCCGACACCCTCGACGGCGGGCAGGGCACGTATGCCGTGGCCGTGTCGCTGCGTGGCGTCGAGCGCACCGTCAGCCAGGTGGTGCTGTTCTCCCTGGTCGTCGGGATCGTCGCGATGACGGCGCTCTTCGTGGCGGGGTGGTTCGCGATCCGGCGGGCCTTCCGGCCGCTGCGGCAGATCGAGGACACCGCGGCCGCGATCGCCGGGGGCGACCTGACGCGGCGCGTGCCGATCCGCGCCTCCGACGACGAGATCGCCAGCCTCGGGCGCTCCCTCAACGTCATGCTGAGCCACATCGAGACATCCTTCCAGCGGGTCGAGGCGAGCGAGGCCAAGATGCGGCAGTTCGTCGCGGACGCCTCCCACGAGCTGCGCACCCCGCTGGCGGCGGTCCGCGGCTACGCCGAGCTCTACCGGCAGGGGGCGGTGACCCAGCGCGAGCACGTCAGCCAGGTCTTCCAGCGCATCGAGGACGAGGCGACCCGGATGGGGGCGCTCGTGGAGGACCTGCTCGCCCTCGCCCGCCTGGACGAGCAGCGGCCGCTGGCGTTCACCTCCGTGGACCTCACGGTGCTGCTGGCGGACTCCGCGCAGGACGCCCAGGCCCTCGCCCCGGACCGCGAGATCTCCGTGCTCGGCCTGCACGGGCCGATCCGGCCCAACCTGGTTCGCGGCGACGAGTCCAAGCTGCGCCAGCTCGTCACCAACCTCGTCGGCAACGCCGTCAACCACACCCCCGCCGGGACCCCCATCGAGCTGCTCGTCGGCCCCGAGGGCCCGGACACCGTCGTGCTGCAGGTCCGCGACCACGGCGACGGGATCCCGCCCGAGCTCGCGGACCGCGTCTTCGAACGCTTCTTCCGCGACGACCTCGCCCGCGGCCGCACCGAGCGCCCCGGCGGCACCGGCCTGGGCCTCGCGATCGTCTCGGCGATCACCGGCTCCCACCGCGGGTCGGTGACGATCGACCCGACCCCGGGCGGGGGCGCGACCTTCACGGTGCGGCTGCCGGCCGACACCACCCCATCCACAGGCGCCCCCTAG
- a CDS encoding AMP-binding protein gives MTATTLSYTSGTSDIPLLGDTIGANLERTVARFGERLALVDVPSGRRWTYAELDVAVDEVAKGLIAAGLAAGDRLGIWSPNGPEWTIVQYATAKAGVVLVNINPAYRAHELEYVVKQSGMRMVVSAVSYKTSMYQQMLESIRHDCPDLEQVVYLGEQSWEDLKAAGAGVSDEDLDARMSELSADDPINIQYTSGTTGFPKGATLSHHNILNNGFFVGEMIRYTEQDVVCIPVPFYHCFGMVMGNLACTSHGAAMVIPAPTFDPAATLEAVSQEHCTSLYGVPTMFIAELGLADFDSYDLSSLRTGIMAGSPCPVEVMKKVIDRMNMAEVAINYGMTETSPVSTSTRTEDDLRRRTETVGRVMPHLEVKIVDPATGRTVPRGETGELCTRGYSVMLGYWGQPDKTAEAIDAGRWMHTGDLATMDEDGYCAIVGRIKDMVIRGGENVYPREIEEFLYTHPDIADVQVIGVPDQKFGEELMAWIIMREGASALTVDGVREFCTGQLAHYKIPRYVHITDSFPMTVTGKIRKVEMRDLAVTLISRPG, from the coding sequence ATGACGGCAACGACGCTCTCGTACACCTCCGGCACCTCCGACATCCCGCTGCTCGGCGACACCATCGGCGCCAACCTCGAGCGCACGGTCGCCCGCTTCGGGGAGCGGCTCGCCCTCGTCGACGTGCCCAGCGGGCGCCGCTGGACGTATGCCGAGCTCGACGTCGCCGTCGACGAGGTCGCCAAGGGGCTCATCGCGGCCGGCCTCGCCGCCGGCGACCGCCTCGGGATCTGGTCGCCCAACGGCCCCGAGTGGACCATCGTGCAGTACGCCACCGCCAAGGCCGGGGTCGTCCTGGTCAACATCAACCCGGCCTACCGCGCGCACGAGCTGGAGTACGTCGTCAAGCAGTCCGGGATGCGCATGGTCGTCAGCGCCGTGTCCTACAAGACGTCGATGTACCAGCAGATGCTCGAGTCGATCCGGCACGACTGCCCGGACCTGGAGCAGGTCGTCTACCTCGGCGAGCAGTCGTGGGAGGACCTCAAGGCCGCCGGCGCCGGCGTCAGCGACGAGGACCTCGACGCGCGCATGAGCGAGCTGTCCGCCGACGACCCGATCAACATCCAGTACACCTCGGGCACCACGGGCTTCCCCAAGGGCGCGACGCTGTCCCACCACAACATCCTCAACAACGGCTTCTTCGTCGGCGAGATGATCCGCTACACCGAGCAGGACGTGGTGTGCATCCCGGTGCCCTTCTACCACTGCTTCGGCATGGTCATGGGCAACCTCGCGTGCACCTCGCACGGGGCGGCCATGGTCATCCCCGCCCCCACCTTCGACCCCGCCGCGACCCTCGAGGCGGTGTCCCAGGAGCACTGCACCAGCCTGTATGGCGTGCCCACGATGTTCATCGCCGAGCTCGGCCTGGCGGACTTCGACTCCTACGACCTGTCCAGCCTGCGCACCGGCATCATGGCCGGCTCGCCCTGCCCCGTCGAGGTCATGAAGAAGGTCATCGACCGGATGAACATGGCCGAGGTGGCCATCAACTACGGCATGACCGAGACGTCACCGGTGTCCACGTCGACGCGCACCGAGGACGACCTGCGCCGCCGCACCGAGACCGTCGGGCGGGTCATGCCGCACCTCGAGGTCAAGATCGTCGACCCGGCCACCGGGCGCACCGTGCCCCGCGGCGAGACGGGGGAGCTGTGCACGCGCGGATACTCGGTGATGCTGGGCTACTGGGGTCAGCCGGACAAGACCGCCGAGGCCATCGACGCCGGCCGGTGGATGCACACCGGCGACCTGGCGACCATGGACGAGGACGGCTACTGCGCGATCGTGGGCCGGATCAAGGACATGGTGATCCGGGGCGGCGAGAACGTCTATCCCCGCGAGATCGAGGAGTTCCTCTACACCCACCCCGACATCGCGGACGTGCAGGTCATCGGGGTGCCGGACCAGAAGTTCGGGGAGGAGCTCATGGCGTGGATCATCATGCGCGAGGGGGCGTCGGCGCTGACCGTGGACGGGGTCCGGGAGTTCTGCACCGGGCAGCTGGCGCACTACAAGATCCCGCGATACGTCCACATCACCGACAGCTTCCCGATGACGGTGACCGGCAAGATCCGCAAGGTCGAGATGCGCGACCTGGCGGTCACGCTCATCAGCCGGCCGGGCTGA
- a CDS encoding response regulator transcription factor yields MSTTPEARLLVVEDQPNIRELLATSLRFAGFEVYTAADGGGALILAEEHDPDLVVLDVMLPDMSGFTVTTKLRGAGRHVPIVFLTARDAVDDRVKGLTIGGDDYITKPFSLEEVVARIRAVLRRTRQDEPEDSTIVFHDLELNEDSHEVRRNGKVIDCSPTEFKLLRYLMLNPNRVLSKAQILDHVWDYDFRGEAGIVESYISYLRRKVDTIEPPLIHTKRGVGYVLRLPPEIS; encoded by the coding sequence ATGAGCACCACACCCGAGGCACGCCTCCTCGTCGTCGAGGACCAGCCCAACATCCGAGAGCTCCTGGCCACCAGCCTGCGCTTCGCCGGCTTCGAGGTCTACACCGCGGCCGACGGGGGCGGCGCGCTGATCCTCGCCGAGGAGCACGACCCCGACCTGGTCGTCCTGGACGTGATGCTGCCGGACATGAGCGGCTTCACGGTCACGACCAAGCTGCGCGGGGCCGGCCGCCACGTCCCCATCGTCTTCCTCACGGCGCGCGACGCCGTGGACGACCGCGTCAAGGGGCTGACGATCGGTGGTGACGACTACATCACCAAGCCGTTCAGCCTGGAGGAGGTCGTGGCCCGCATCCGCGCCGTCCTGCGCCGCACCCGTCAGGACGAGCCGGAGGACTCGACGATCGTCTTCCACGACCTCGAGCTCAACGAGGACTCCCACGAGGTGCGCCGCAACGGCAAGGTCATCGACTGCTCCCCCACGGAGTTCAAGCTGCTGCGCTATCTGATGCTCAACCCCAACCGGGTGCTGTCCAAGGCGCAGATCCTGGACCACGTGTGGGACTACGACTTCCGGGGTGAGGCGGGGATCGTGGAGTCCTACATCTCCTACCTGCGGCGCAAGGTCGACACCATCGAGCCGCCGCTGATCCACACCAAGCGCGGCGTCGGCTACGTCCTGCGGCTGCCTCCCGAGATCTCGTGA
- a CDS encoding helicase-associated domain-containing protein, producing MPRPDAPRARSLADDLRARADDELAALLVARPDLARPAPTDITALAARSGTRASTQRALEGLDTAHLQVLEALLATGSPADVGLAASWLGSDPGDLLEILTRLETRALVWRSADRITVTRTVADLLGPRPGGLGPSLSTLRSGVPAALATPEGLDAVLADAPGAARAVLERLTWSGGVVAREATGVAAQALAWLTEHHLLHPHGDDALVLPREVALHLRGGRLLQEVALQPPTVTVTPRSAAVVDLAAGGAAGELLDLVGETAAAWGERPPRVLRGGGLAVRDLRGLATLLDLPVERTALVVEVAHAAGLLADDGAVDPVWAPTPDHDVWLQQPGSTRWAVLADAWLRSARAPHLVGSPLERGGSVNALSADAQWPPIRGLRQDVLAELAQLPEGSAPTVDGLVERLRWRRPLRRVPDLEVVVAAVVREAEWLGVTGRGALGAAGRRLVTGTPPDVDAVAETMHPHLPAPVEQVLLQADLTAVAPGRVEGALAHLLRLAADVESRGGATVHRFTDGSVRRALDAGWTADQLLDALAAASSTPVPQPLTYLVRDVTRRHGRLRVAAAASYVRSEDPVTLEAILASPALGPLRLRRIAPTVLVSPVGGEVLLTTLREHGLAPAAETADGVVAIPAGSAHRTPPRRRPASSTRTSLVDQPYADALVAALRAGQAGVDARAADDPDAEGTDPAVVLGVLREAVADRRAVRLRYAGSNGDTTPLLFHPRRVEAGRVYGTAGTSNVERILTLHRITDVSEA from the coding sequence ATGCCCCGCCCCGACGCGCCCCGCGCCCGCAGCCTCGCCGACGACCTGCGCGCCCGCGCGGACGACGAGCTCGCCGCCCTGCTCGTCGCCCGCCCCGACCTGGCTCGACCGGCACCGACCGACATCACCGCGCTCGCCGCCCGCTCCGGCACCCGCGCCTCCACCCAGCGCGCGCTCGAGGGCCTGGACACCGCCCACCTGCAGGTCCTCGAAGCCCTCCTGGCCACCGGCTCCCCCGCCGACGTCGGCCTGGCGGCCTCATGGCTCGGGTCGGACCCCGGGGACCTGCTCGAGATCCTGACCCGGCTCGAGACCCGCGCTCTCGTATGGCGATCCGCCGACCGCATCACCGTCACCCGCACGGTCGCGGACCTGCTCGGCCCCCGGCCCGGCGGCCTCGGCCCCTCCCTGTCGACGCTGCGCTCCGGCGTGCCGGCCGCGCTCGCCACGCCCGAGGGTCTCGACGCGGTGCTGGCCGACGCCCCGGGGGCGGCGCGTGCCGTGCTGGAGCGCCTCACCTGGTCGGGCGGCGTCGTGGCGCGCGAGGCGACCGGGGTGGCCGCGCAGGCGCTGGCCTGGCTGACCGAGCACCACCTGCTGCATCCCCACGGTGACGACGCGCTCGTGCTGCCCCGCGAGGTCGCCCTGCACCTGCGAGGCGGGCGGCTGCTGCAGGAGGTCGCGCTGCAGCCGCCCACCGTCACCGTCACGCCGCGCTCCGCGGCCGTGGTCGACCTCGCCGCCGGTGGCGCGGCCGGCGAGCTGCTCGACCTCGTCGGCGAGACGGCCGCTGCGTGGGGCGAGCGCCCCCCGCGGGTGCTGCGCGGCGGCGGCCTGGCCGTGCGTGACCTGCGTGGGCTCGCGACCCTGCTCGACCTGCCCGTGGAGCGGACGGCCCTCGTCGTCGAGGTCGCCCACGCTGCCGGGCTGCTCGCCGACGACGGCGCGGTCGACCCGGTGTGGGCCCCGACGCCGGACCACGACGTCTGGCTGCAGCAGCCGGGGTCGACGCGCTGGGCCGTCCTGGCCGACGCCTGGCTGCGCAGCGCTCGCGCCCCGCACCTCGTGGGCTCCCCGTTGGAGCGCGGGGGCTCGGTCAACGCCCTGTCCGCGGACGCCCAGTGGCCCCCGATCCGGGGGCTGCGCCAGGACGTGCTCGCCGAGCTCGCGCAGCTCCCGGAAGGGTCCGCGCCCACCGTCGACGGGCTCGTCGAGCGCCTCCGCTGGCGCCGACCGCTGCGACGGGTCCCCGACCTGGAGGTCGTCGTGGCCGCGGTCGTGCGCGAGGCCGAGTGGCTCGGCGTGACCGGCCGTGGCGCCCTGGGGGCCGCCGGTCGCCGTCTGGTCACCGGCACCCCGCCCGACGTCGACGCGGTGGCCGAGACGATGCACCCCCACCTGCCCGCCCCGGTCGAGCAGGTCCTGCTGCAGGCCGACCTCACCGCCGTCGCCCCCGGCCGGGTCGAGGGAGCACTGGCCCACCTGCTGCGCCTCGCCGCGGACGTCGAGTCCCGGGGCGGCGCCACCGTCCACCGCTTCACCGACGGCTCGGTCCGCCGAGCCCTCGACGCCGGCTGGACCGCCGACCAGCTCCTCGACGCCCTCGCCGCGGCCAGCTCCACGCCCGTGCCGCAGCCCCTCACCTATCTCGTCCGCGACGTCACCCGGCGCCACGGGCGGCTCCGGGTGGCGGCGGCAGCGTCATACGTGCGCAGCGAGGACCCGGTGACCTTGGAGGCGATCCTGGCCTCCCCGGCCCTCGGCCCGCTCCGCCTGCGACGCATCGCCCCGACCGTCCTCGTCAGCCCCGTCGGAGGGGAGGTCCTGCTCACGACGCTGCGCGAGCACGGGCTGGCCCCCGCCGCGGAGACCGCCGACGGCGTCGTCGCGATCCCGGCAGGCTCGGCCCACCGGACCCCTCCCCGTCGGCGCCCCGCGTCCTCGACCCGCACCAGCCTCGTCGACCAGCCGTATGCCGATGCCCTGGTCGCCGCCCTCCGCGCCGGGCAGGCGGGCGTCGACGCCCGGGCGGCGGACGACCCGGACGCCGAGGGCACGGACCCCGCGGTGGTGCTGGGTGTCCTGCGCGAAGCGGTCGCTGACCGCCGGGCCGTGCGGCTCCGCTATGCCGGGTCCAATGGCGACACCACCCCCCTGCTCTTCCACCCGCGGCGGGTGGAGGCCGGACGCGTCTACGGCACCGCGGGCACGAGCAACGTCGAGCGGATCCTCACGCTCCACCGGATCACCGACGTGTCCGAGGCCTGA
- a CDS encoding DNA repair helicase XPB: protein MPDGPLIVQSDKTLLLEVDHPGAEAARRAIAAFAELERAPEHIHTYRVTPLGLWNARAAGHDAEQVVDALVTHSRYAVPHALLVDVADTMDRYGRLTLTKHPTHGLVMQTTDRAVLAEVLRHKRIRPLLGEQLDEDTVVVHPSERGHLKQELLKVGWPAEDLAGYVDGEAHPIALREDGWSLRPYQRQAVDGFWDGGSGVVVLPCGAGKTLVGAGAMARAGATTLILVTNTVSARQWRDELVRRTSLTEDEIGEYSGARKEIRPVTIATYQVLTTRRKGVFPHLELLDARDWGLILYDEVHLLPAPIFRMTADLQARRRLGLTATLVREDGRESDVFSLIGPKRYDAPWKDIEAQGWIAPADCVEVRVTLPDAHRMAYAVAEPDERYRLASCAEQKDAVVERLVARHAGEPTLVIGQYLDQLEGLAGRLDAAIITGATSVRERERLFGAFRSGEISLLVVSKVANFSIDLPEASVAIQVSGTFGSRQEEAQRLGRVLRPKGDGRTAHFYTVVSRDTVDAELAAHRQRFLAEQGYAYTIVDADDLADA, encoded by the coding sequence GTGCCCGACGGGCCCCTGATCGTCCAGAGCGACAAGACGCTGCTGCTCGAGGTGGACCACCCGGGCGCCGAGGCGGCGCGGCGGGCGATCGCGGCGTTCGCGGAGCTGGAGCGCGCGCCGGAGCACATCCACACCTACCGCGTCACCCCGCTCGGGCTGTGGAACGCCCGCGCGGCCGGCCACGACGCCGAGCAGGTGGTCGACGCCCTGGTCACCCACAGCCGGTATGCCGTCCCCCACGCCCTGCTCGTCGACGTCGCCGACACGATGGACCGCTACGGCCGCCTGACGCTCACCAAGCACCCGACCCACGGGCTCGTGATGCAGACCACCGACCGGGCCGTCCTGGCAGAGGTCTTGCGGCACAAGCGGATCCGCCCGCTGCTGGGTGAGCAGCTGGACGAGGACACGGTCGTGGTGCACCCCTCCGAGCGGGGCCACCTCAAGCAGGAGCTGCTCAAGGTCGGCTGGCCGGCGGAGGATCTCGCGGGCTACGTCGACGGGGAGGCCCACCCGATCGCCCTGCGCGAGGACGGCTGGTCGCTGCGGCCCTACCAGCGGCAGGCGGTCGACGGCTTCTGGGACGGCGGGTCCGGGGTCGTGGTGCTGCCGTGCGGCGCCGGCAAGACGCTGGTGGGTGCCGGGGCCATGGCGCGTGCCGGCGCGACCACGCTGATCCTGGTCACCAACACCGTGTCCGCCCGGCAGTGGCGCGACGAGCTGGTCCGGCGGACCTCGTTGACCGAGGACGAGATCGGGGAGTACTCCGGCGCCCGCAAGGAGATCCGCCCGGTCACCATCGCCACCTACCAGGTCCTCACCACCCGGCGGAAGGGCGTCTTCCCGCACCTCGAGCTGCTCGACGCGCGGGACTGGGGGCTCATCCTCTACGACGAGGTGCACCTGCTGCCCGCCCCGATCTTCCGTATGACGGCCGACCTGCAGGCCCGGCGTCGGCTCGGCCTCACCGCGACGCTGGTGCGCGAGGACGGGCGCGAGTCGGACGTCTTCTCGCTGATCGGCCCCAAGCGCTACGACGCGCCGTGGAAGGACATCGAGGCGCAGGGCTGGATCGCGCCCGCGGACTGCGTCGAGGTGCGGGTGACCCTGCCCGACGCCCACCGGATGGCCTACGCCGTCGCCGAGCCCGACGAGCGCTACCGGCTGGCGTCGTGCGCCGAGCAGAAGGACGCGGTCGTGGAGAGGCTCGTGGCGCGGCACGCCGGGGAGCCGACGCTCGTGATCGGGCAGTACCTCGACCAGCTGGAGGGTCTCGCCGGGCGCCTCGACGCCGCGATCATCACCGGCGCGACCTCGGTGCGCGAGCGGGAGCGGCTCTTCGGGGCCTTCCGGTCCGGGGAGATCTCGCTGCTCGTGGTCTCCAAGGTCGCCAACTTCTCCATCGACCTGCCCGAGGCGAGCGTGGCCATCCAGGTGTCGGGGACCTTCGGGTCCCGGCAGGAGGAGGCGCAGCGCCTCGGCCGGGTGCTGCGGCCCAAGGGCGACGGCCGGACCGCCCACTTCTACACGGTGGTGTCGCGGGACACCGTCGACGCGGAGCTCGCGGCGCACCGCCAGCGCTTCCTGGCCGAGCAGGGCTACGCCTACACGATCGTCGACGCGGACGACCTGGCCGACGCCTGA